In a genomic window of Bacillota bacterium:
- the tsaE gene encoding tRNA (adenosine(37)-N6)-threonylcarbamoyltransferase complex ATPase subunit type 1 TsaE produces MGRFCFRSKGPENTSLAGQALARFLSPGDVLAAFGELGTGKTCFAQGVALGLGISEYVTSPTFTLIQEYPGKMPFYHIDLYRLGAENDIETLDLGDYFYGDGVCFIEWPEIVMDSLPQQRLDIRFALGELENDRIIVFEPCGDRFEGIVQQLVSYLRGIGGVVDTCD; encoded by the coding sequence GTGGGCAGATTTTGCTTTAGGAGCAAAGGTCCAGAGAATACAAGCCTTGCAGGTCAGGCATTGGCTCGGTTCCTATCTCCCGGGGATGTTCTCGCGGCCTTCGGGGAACTTGGCACAGGCAAGACTTGCTTTGCGCAGGGGGTTGCTCTGGGGCTTGGAATATCTGAGTATGTGACAAGCCCGACCTTCACTTTGATCCAGGAATATCCCGGCAAGATGCCCTTTTATCATATTGACCTTTATCGCCTCGGGGCTGAAAATGACATCGAGACGCTGGACCTGGGGGATTACTTCTATGGTGATGGGGTATGTTTTATAGAGTGGCCTGAGATCGTAATGGACAGTCTGCCGCAACAAAGGCTCGACATCCGATTTGCGCTAGGCGAACTGGAGAATGATCGAATCATTGTCTTTGAGCCTTGTGGAGACAGGTTTGAGGGGATTGTGCAGCAGCTAGTTTCATATTTGAGAGGGATCGGCGGCGTTGTTGATACTTGCGATTGA
- a CDS encoding D-aminoacylase, whose amino-acid sequence MFDLLIRGAKIVDGTGSAWFIGDIGIIDDIIVEVRRYRPGDRSPAHAVIEADGMVAAPGFIDIHSHSDDSILANPRAESKIHQGVTTEVIGNCGYSLAPALGEALESIRGDLEYLSIEVTWRTFGEYLDVVERSRPSVNIVPLVGHGTIRSAVVGKSRRAPTSAELAKMMDLVQEAMCSGAFGLSTGLIYPPSCYAGIDEIVNLARIAREFGGIYASHIRDEGDMLHEAVEEAIAVGERTGIPVEISHHKAQGRQNWGKVKDTLRMMEDARSRGIDVACDVYPYTASSTGLSVIIPSWVADGGTRQMMERLRDERVLERLRPVVEHEQGEKLGWDKIVISQVKSHKNKIFEGKDLATIAKESGMTPFDISIRLLLEEGMDVGTVRFGMCEDDVKEVMAHPLSSIGSDATARAPYGALSSGKPHPRAYGTFPRVLARYWKEERIFPLEEAIRKMSALPAQRLGLTRRGVIRPGMFADITIFDENRIADKATFADPHRYAEGIDYVIVNGKLSLEQNAATDARAGRVLRMK is encoded by the coding sequence ATGTTCGACCTTCTCATACGTGGCGCGAAAATTGTCGATGGCACTGGCAGTGCCTGGTTTATTGGAGATATCGGAATCATTGACGATATCATCGTTGAGGTGCGCAGATACCGACCTGGTGACAGGAGCCCGGCTCACGCCGTTATAGAAGCCGACGGAATGGTGGCCGCTCCGGGGTTCATCGATATCCACTCTCACTCTGATGATAGCATCCTGGCCAACCCTAGGGCCGAGAGCAAGATTCACCAGGGGGTTACCACGGAAGTCATCGGCAATTGCGGGTATTCACTCGCGCCTGCTTTGGGTGAAGCCCTGGAAAGCATCCGTGGCGATTTGGAGTATTTATCCATCGAGGTGACATGGAGAACATTTGGGGAATATCTAGATGTAGTGGAGCGATCTCGACCATCGGTCAACATTGTCCCCCTTGTGGGCCATGGCACTATAAGATCAGCGGTCGTCGGAAAGTCTCGGCGTGCCCCCACATCTGCCGAACTGGCAAAGATGATGGATTTAGTCCAAGAGGCTATGTGTTCCGGGGCCTTTGGGCTTTCGACGGGTCTCATATACCCTCCATCTTGCTACGCCGGCATTGATGAGATCGTGAATCTTGCCAGGATAGCTCGGGAGTTTGGGGGGATATATGCAAGTCATATCCGCGATGAAGGCGATATGTTGCATGAGGCTGTGGAAGAGGCGATTGCTGTAGGGGAGCGAACCGGGATCCCGGTGGAAATATCGCACCATAAAGCACAGGGAAGGCAAAACTGGGGCAAGGTGAAGGATACTCTCAGGATGATGGAGGATGCTCGTTCCCGCGGCATCGATGTTGCTTGCGATGTATACCCTTATACGGCCTCATCGACTGGTCTCAGCGTTATAATCCCTTCGTGGGTTGCGGATGGCGGGACGCGTCAGATGATGGAGAGACTCAGAGATGAGAGGGTCCTTGAGAGACTGAGGCCTGTGGTGGAACATGAACAGGGCGAAAAGCTTGGCTGGGACAAAATCGTCATTTCCCAGGTGAAGTCCCATAAAAACAAGATATTTGAGGGCAAAGACCTCGCCACGATCGCGAAAGAGTCAGGCATGACGCCTTTCGATATATCAATCAGGTTGCTGCTGGAGGAAGGTATGGATGTCGGCACCGTAAGGTTTGGCATGTGCGAGGATGATGTCAAGGAAGTGATGGCGCATCCGCTTTCTTCTATAGGCAGCGACGCTACCGCCCGAGCCCCCTATGGCGCCCTATCATCAGGAAAGCCGCATCCAAGGGCATATGGCACTTTCCCCAGGGTCCTGGCGCGTTACTGGAAGGAAGAACGCATATTTCCGTTGGAGGAGGCTATTCGTAAGATGTCAGCCCTTCCTGCGCAGCGTCTCGGCCTCACGAGGCGGGGGGTGATCCGGCCCGGAATGTTTGCGGACATAACGATTTTTGACGAGAATCGTATCGCCGATAAAGCGACATTTGCCGATCCACATAGATACGCCGAGGGAATTGATTATGTGATCGTAAATGGGAAATTATCATTGGAGCAGAATGCCGCAACAGACGCGAGAGCTGGTAGGGTCCTTCGAATGAAGTAA
- a CDS encoding amidohydrolase has protein sequence MLNSKVIVEEAKDLLPKMIEIRRNLHMYPELSGYEYKTAEYIAEALESLGIKTKRGVGGTGVLGFLRGKQPGETVAFRADMDGLPIQDRKDVLYRSRVPGVMHACGHDGHVAILLGTAMILSRFQDELDGNVRFIFQPAEEGPGGAVSMIRDGALSDPPVDAIFGLHIWSDLPVGKVGFRSGTIFAATDDLTIKVTGKGGHGAAPHRAIDAIVVSSTIVLALQSLVSRERNPIEPVVFTIGAISGGCRPNVIADEVTMSATLRTLSPRVRADFLNRIERTARGIARGMGATCDVVVNTGYPVTVNSPDMTDFAEEAARKIIGDENIVHEDFPSMGSEDFGFYLQNTRGCFMLLGAATPGRTPYPAHHPKFDFDERAMAVGAALFSQIAFSFCQAERWTPPEG, from the coding sequence ATGCTAAACTCGAAGGTAATAGTGGAGGAAGCGAAAGACCTCTTGCCAAAGATGATCGAAATCAGGAGAAATCTTCATATGTACCCTGAGCTCAGCGGTTATGAATATAAGACCGCTGAGTATATAGCTGAGGCCCTGGAATCTCTGGGGATCAAGACCAAAAGAGGAGTCGGTGGGACAGGGGTCCTAGGTTTTCTCCGTGGAAAGCAACCAGGGGAGACCGTAGCATTTAGAGCTGATATGGATGGGCTCCCAATACAGGATAGGAAAGATGTGCTATACAGGTCGAGGGTACCCGGGGTCATGCATGCATGTGGCCATGATGGCCATGTAGCTATCCTGCTCGGAACGGCCATGATACTCTCTCGTTTTCAAGATGAGCTGGATGGAAATGTGAGGTTTATTTTCCAGCCGGCTGAAGAAGGCCCGGGAGGGGCCGTTTCCATGATTCGCGATGGCGCGTTATCGGACCCTCCTGTAGATGCCATATTTGGCCTGCATATCTGGTCTGACCTTCCGGTAGGTAAAGTAGGATTTAGGTCTGGCACAATTTTTGCGGCGACTGATGATCTTACAATCAAGGTGACCGGCAAGGGCGGGCACGGCGCTGCTCCACACCGCGCCATCGATGCTATAGTGGTGTCATCAACCATCGTTCTGGCTCTGCAATCTCTGGTAAGCAGGGAGAGGAACCCGATCGAGCCTGTAGTGTTTACTATCGGCGCAATTTCAGGTGGGTGCAGGCCAAATGTCATAGCTGATGAGGTAACCATGAGCGCGACCTTGAGGACACTATCTCCGAGGGTCCGAGCTGATTTTTTGAATCGGATAGAACGCACTGCGCGCGGTATCGCTCGCGGAATGGGCGCGACTTGTGACGTCGTCGTAAATACAGGTTACCCTGTCACCGTCAATTCCCCTGATATGACCGACTTTGCTGAAGAGGCTGCGCGGAAGATCATCGGCGATGAAAATATCGTCCACGAGGATTTCCCATCTATGGGGTCGGAAGACTTCGGATTCTATCTTCAAAATACTCGTGGTTGTTTCATGCTCCTGGGGGCGGCCACTCCAGGGCGTACTCCTTACCCTGCGCATCATCCTAAATTTGATTTTGATGAACGTGCCATGGCCGTGGGTGCTGCTCTCTTCTCTCAGATAGCGTTCAGCTTCTGCCAGGCAGAAAGATGGACCCCCCCTGAAGGGTGA
- a CDS encoding aspartyl-phosphate phosphatase Spo0E family protein, giving the protein MHILVRPDSDENLAGLRDEIEKLRLVLNSLVPKEGKFVISDEMRDVSRELDRLISKYIHLWNRSTDVKM; this is encoded by the coding sequence GTGCATATCTTGGTACGGCCCGACAGTGACGAGAATCTAGCCGGGCTGCGGGATGAGATCGAAAAACTTAGGCTAGTATTGAATTCCCTGGTCCCGAAAGAGGGAAAGTTCGTCATAAGCGACGAAATGCGAGACGTAAGCCGTGAGCTTGACAGATTGATATCGAAATACATCCACCTGTGGAATAGGTCTACCGATGTAAAAATGTAG
- the tsaB gene encoding tRNA (adenosine(37)-N6)-threonylcarbamoyltransferase complex dimerization subunit type 1 TsaB → MLILAIDTSTSSGGVALFEDDNLLGEHFISVFQARSERLIPDCVALFDAVDRDLEDLAGIAVTIGPGSYTGVRIGVTAAKVLGYILKCPLVGISTIDVLALGVRALAGEKICPIIAAKRGNVYWALYDAQDVSANGSCDIGLGDLLALPDRCVIKTTDIRISNIDELLRNLPDIPGNILFTGDGVSDNWQKIRAHLGRRAIKVSGTYRKPRAAILAELGLLRMKRGEATDAFHLEPYYHRRPDAEVKWEAKISGQRACGRAPGEDPRHEG, encoded by the coding sequence TTGTTGATACTTGCGATTGATACTTCCACCAGTTCTGGCGGTGTGGCGCTATTTGAGGATGATAATCTTCTGGGCGAACATTTCATCAGTGTGTTTCAGGCGCGTTCGGAAAGACTCATCCCAGATTGCGTCGCTCTCTTTGATGCAGTAGATCGCGATCTCGAGGATCTTGCAGGAATTGCTGTCACCATCGGCCCCGGATCTTATACTGGGGTAAGGATAGGTGTCACGGCCGCAAAGGTCCTTGGATATATACTGAAATGCCCTCTCGTCGGCATCTCCACCATAGACGTGTTGGCGCTCGGGGTCCGTGCGCTGGCGGGGGAGAAGATTTGCCCCATCATTGCGGCAAAGCGCGGCAATGTCTACTGGGCATTATATGATGCTCAGGACGTATCGGCCAATGGTTCTTGTGACATCGGACTTGGCGACCTCCTTGCCCTTCCTGACAGATGTGTCATCAAGACCACGGATATACGAATCTCCAATATCGACGAGTTGCTCAGGAATCTTCCAGATATTCCTGGCAATATTCTATTCACTGGAGATGGGGTATCCGACAATTGGCAGAAGATCAGGGCGCACCTGGGCAGAAGAGCAATAAAGGTCTCTGGAACATATCGCAAGCCAAGGGCCGCTATTCTAGCCGAGCTAGGTCTCCTGCGAATGAAGAGGGGTGAGGCGACTGATGCGTTTCATCTTGAACCCTATTATCACCGCAGGCCTGATGCAGAGGTTAAGTGGGAGGCAAAAATCAGTGGACAAAGAGCGTGCGGACGCGCCCCAGGTGAAGATCCGCGCCATGAGGGCTGA
- the rimI gene encoding ribosomal protein S18-alanine N-acetyltransferase: MQRLSGRQKSVDKERADAPQVKIRAMRAEDLNDVVEIERLSFPTPWSRYAFLSELYQNSRSCYLVAELDGRVVGYVGTWLILDEAHITNLAVHPDFRKRGIAYSLMLLLFDICRSKQIRRMTLEVRATNFPAQRLYEKLGFVKVGVRRGYYHDNNEDAIIMWKEDLGQNTGTHVIKLL; this comes from the coding sequence ATGCAGAGGTTAAGTGGGAGGCAAAAATCAGTGGACAAAGAGCGTGCGGACGCGCCCCAGGTGAAGATCCGCGCCATGAGGGCTGAGGACCTCAATGACGTGGTAGAGATCGAGAGACTGTCATTTCCAACGCCCTGGTCCAGGTATGCATTTCTATCCGAACTCTATCAAAACAGCAGGTCATGCTATCTGGTCGCGGAACTCGATGGAAGGGTTGTGGGTTATGTTGGCACATGGCTTATACTCGATGAGGCGCACATCACTAATTTGGCAGTGCATCCCGATTTTAGGAAAAGGGGCATCGCTTATTCTCTCATGCTCTTACTTTTCGATATTTGCCGCTCGAAGCAGATCAGGAGGATGACCCTGGAGGTTAGGGCCACGAATTTTCCAGCTCAGCGTCTCTATGAAAAGTTGGGTTTTGTCAAAGTAGGAGTGCGACGCGGATACTATCATGATAATAATGAGGACGCCATCATCATGTGGAAAGAGGATTTGGGCCAAAATACCGGCACCCACGTCATCAAGCTTTTGTAG
- the tsaD gene encoding tRNA (adenosine(37)-N6)-threonylcarbamoyltransferase complex transferase subunit TsaD, whose protein sequence is MTKPDVLIFGIETSCDETSASIVLNGEAILSNVIASQVDMHKKFGGVVPEIASRRHVELIIPVIDQAFGEAGISPEKIDGIAVTRGPGLVGALLVGISAAKALAFALGVPIMGVNHVEGHIYANILANPELRPPFVALTVSGGHTDLVMVKEYGKFDVLGRTRDDAAGEAFDKAARVLGLGYPGGPAIDRISKEGDSSRVLFPRVYLEEGSFDFSFSGLKTALVSYVNKARAKGESINIPDVAASFQEAIVEVLVEKTIIAALSTGVRKVAISGGVAANSRLREEFSKRATEQRIEVFYPPPALCTDNAAMIACAGYYRMLRGQLSSLGLEVDPRLKLVAE, encoded by the coding sequence CTGACAAAGCCCGATGTACTTATATTTGGTATCGAGACTTCATGCGATGAGACATCCGCAAGTATTGTCTTGAATGGGGAGGCAATCCTCTCGAATGTTATAGCTTCGCAGGTAGACATGCACAAGAAATTTGGAGGGGTCGTGCCTGAGATTGCTTCGCGAAGGCATGTGGAGCTGATCATACCCGTGATAGACCAGGCCTTCGGTGAAGCAGGAATATCTCCGGAGAAAATCGATGGTATCGCTGTCACCCGGGGGCCGGGCCTGGTGGGCGCATTATTGGTTGGTATATCAGCGGCCAAAGCCCTTGCATTTGCTCTCGGTGTTCCCATTATGGGCGTGAACCATGTGGAAGGGCATATATATGCGAATATTCTCGCAAACCCGGAACTGAGGCCGCCTTTTGTCGCGCTTACGGTATCTGGTGGACATACTGACCTTGTCATGGTCAAAGAATATGGGAAGTTTGATGTCTTGGGGCGCACCAGGGATGATGCCGCAGGGGAGGCGTTTGACAAGGCCGCCAGGGTGCTTGGGCTCGGGTATCCGGGGGGTCCTGCTATTGACCGTATCTCAAAGGAAGGCGATAGTAGCCGGGTTTTATTTCCCAGGGTCTATCTCGAAGAGGGAAGTTTTGATTTCAGCTTCAGCGGCCTTAAAACGGCCCTGGTTTCATACGTCAACAAGGCCAGGGCAAAAGGTGAATCAATCAATATACCAGATGTGGCTGCCAGTTTCCAGGAAGCCATTGTGGAAGTGCTTGTTGAGAAGACTATTATAGCCGCACTCTCTACAGGTGTGAGGAAGGTGGCCATATCAGGGGGGGTGGCTGCCAACAGTCGCCTGCGGGAAGAATTTTCTAAAAGAGCGACAGAACAAAGAATAGAAGTCTTCTACCCGCCCCCTGCATTATGCACCGATAATGCAGCGATGATCGCCTGCGCCGGGTATTACAGGATGCTCCGCGGACAGCTATCATCGTTGGGATTGGAGGTTGATCCGCGTCTGAAGTTGGTGGCGGAATAG